The following nucleotide sequence is from Carassius carassius chromosome 16, fCarCar2.1, whole genome shotgun sequence.
acacacacatacacagggtacaaaccaaaccaaaaacaGGAACAGAGAGACCAAACTGATCCAAAACTGAGCTTTTTAAAGAGCCCACAAGCAATACCAGAACAAAATGACTATAAAACGAACTGGGGACGTAACAATGCAGCACATATTTCTATATAAATCGTGTAATTCATCTATGCTATAGTCATAAAAGAGGCCCATAGGATATTGTGTTACTGTTTGGCCACTTGATAGAGCTACTGTACACACATTATCTTCAGAAAAGGCTCATTACTGAGAAAGCCTGCAGTGTAGTCTTCAGGTGCTGCAGGAATGCAAATAAAGTGGCTAGTGATTATAtattaggcttcaaaattcaGAAAGCATGTATTGATTTGTAAAGTTTATGTTGATAAAATATCCAGgaatcataaacttttgttggtAAAAGAGTTTATTTCCGTATTCTTCCAATGtagaaatgctttattttttttatttttttggagggAACAAGGGTGATGAGTTGGCttgctttaaaaaattaaaaaggataTTAGTTACTGAGATCACAGTTTAAGAATATGAACCTTAAAAGTAAAATGAAACACATAGCtcacaaacaaaaacagatatacataaaaaaaaaagaaaaaaaatagaaattatgAATCTGCAGGTTCACTAAATAGGCCTACTCTTTTTAGACTGGGGAGGCACATTTGAGTTACAAATTTCACAGAACATTGAGCATTGATCTAGGAAACCTTTTTTTTCAGCAATACTAAAAGTATAATTAAGTTATGAAACAAAATAACCCACAAAACCAATGCACATAAATCAAACCCTTGTTCTGGCCAACAGAAAtggtaaattaattagtttacagTTTCAATATACAATGTAAATATGACACCAGTTACTTTTGCTTTTCAAACACAGTTTAACTTTTCAATTAAATTTGGGTTTTCAATTTGGGTTGTAAGCTTTTGTTGACTTCCGGTTTCGGAGAGGACGTTGGCGCACGTTTGGCTGCCACTTCTCCTGCcgtatttttagttgtttattattttaattaattttaaactctTCTGAATAATTTTAAACTCTTCTGAGTCTTAACCTGCTGCTGGATTTCCATATATTTACCTTTACTGAGCCAGCGTTTTAAAGTGTTTCCCCCTGGTCTATCTGCTGCTGCTCACATCTGGTTGCCGTGattcacctgcactgtctctgccTGTTGCTGCTGTCTCCGTGTGAGATCAAACGAGTCACTGGAGTTGCGTCAAGTTCTCCGTGTGCAATGGCTGTGTAACAACTCTTGGATGTTATCATGCGACTTCATATGATCACCTGGATTATTTGCGATCTGATTTTATCAGGAACCAGCGTAAAGCAGTGGACCGTACTTCTGGACTTCACCATGCTGAGGTACTCTCTCTCTGATCTTTTGTCCCTGGGACACCATTACCGTCCAGATATCAGCGTCATACAAACTTTGCGTTCCATGCAGCTCCTCCGCCGGCCTAGTTATAATCATAGAGGGTCTCGTCAGAGTCGCTCTACTGCCGGTGCTGGAGTCACTGCACTTTGGTCTAACCGCAGGCGCTCGCTGCGTCGTACTTCGGGTTCCCGTGGAATCGGCCATAGTAACCTACGCTATCCAGAGGTTCTCTCTCAAAAACCCGCGGCGAATGTGTGCTGTAGCACTATGCGACTCGCTCACTTCAACACGaggtcaataaacaataaaacggcACTTATCACTGACACTATCCTTGACAGGAAAATTGATATTCTCTGTCTCAGTGAAACTTGGCATAAAGACAATGACTATCTTAATTTGAACATGTGTGCCCCATCtggatataaatatattgacGTGCCTCGAGCTTCGGGTAAGGGTGGTGGCTTGGCTGCAATATTTGTATCTAATATATCAATTGATGTTATTGATGCTCCTACTGTTTCATCATTTGAATGTCTGGTTTTTAAAGTCAATGGTGCTTCACCTATTCTTGTGCTGCTAATTTATCGTCCACCAAAACctaatcctttatttttttctgagtttaCTGAGTTGCTGACACTTCTTAGTCCACTCTGTCCGTCTATGGTCTTGACTGGCGATGTCAATTTCCATATTGATAATCCAAACTGTGTCAAAACTGCTActtttttggacattttggatggttttgactttaaacagcatgttacttttccgacccataggctgggccatatattggatgtggtatgttctgctggtgttggtaTCCAATCTCTGGATAGTATCGACATGAGTATAAGTGATCATAGACTTATTACTTTTGACATAAATGTTATGTCTTCACGATCTATTTCTGAGCGCACTATCAAATTCCGTAACATCAAGCACATGGACTTCACTCTTTTTTCGACTTTTGTCTCTGGGCTTCCCACTACTAACTCCGTGGAGCACTATAATTCCATGCTTTCCTCACTTTTGGATGAGTTCGCACCTGTGCGAGAACGGCTTGTTACTTTTAGGAAACCCTGTCCATGGTTTACCCCGGATTTACGTTTAATGAAAGCTGCCGGAAGACAATTAGAACGGCAGTACAAAAAATCTGGCCTGACGGTGCACAGGCTTCTTTACACTGAACAACAGTCTGCTTACCATTCTGCTTTGAATACTGCACGTAAGAGCTACTATTCAAGCATTATTGGTAACGCTGCAACAAATACTAAATCGCTGTTTAAGACTGTTGACAATCTTCTCAAACCGACTAAGGCCGTTGTTCATTCCTCTGTTGAACAGTGCAAtaagtttcttcattatttcactggtaaggttgaggatatatatagcactttaaataccatcactcctcttgacctagttaatatccagccttcaaacttcccaactactaccttttcaaactttgaaatggtcggagatgattttattataagtacagtgaagtccatgaactctacaaccagtattttagatccggttccctgctcggtcatcatgaactgccttgcatcaatctgcccttttatgacttcaattgtgaacttgtcattgacctctggaattgttcctccagaactaaaaatagctgccattacaccagtccctaagaagaatggttgtgatgtatctgatttatccaattacaggccgatttctaacctcccattcttggctaaagttcttgagcgtgttgtggctgttcagttaaataatcacctagctcttaacagtctctttgaaccttttcaatctgggttcagaagagggcatagtactgaaaccgctttaattagggtcataaatgatcttcttatcacagcggattcaggtgcatacagtattttggtcttgttagacctcagtgctgcttttgacactatatgtcactctcttctgcttgacaggctggaaaattggttgggtctttctggagctgtcctcaattggtttcggtcttatttaactaaacgtgcccagtttgttggcttgggtaactataaatcagataccgtgcctgttcgacagggagttcctcagggttcagtactgggtccaatattatttaatatttatatgcttccacttgggcagatcattaggaaacatggtcttgggtatcactgctatgcggatgatacgcagatttacatcaccactagtcctgatgtccattgctcattaatagctttacgtggttgtttagcagagatcagtaactggatgcataacaacttcctgaagctgaatggctccaaaactgaactgatgcggattggtacagtggcagccacacgtaaggccgagcagatcagtttgattgttgattcctgcacggtaatccccacttcacaggtgcgaaatcttggtgtcatttttgattcacaattatcatttgaagcacacataaaacacatctctaaaactgcatttttccacctgagaaacatagctcgacttagaccttttctctcttttgcagacacagaaaggcttatacatgccttcataacaactaggttagattattgtaatgccttgttctctggctttccagctaaatcgttgagcaagcttcagtatatacaaaattctgccgctcgtgtgctcacttgtacttctcctcgtgaacacattacaccggttctttcacaattacactggcttcccgtaaatgcgagaattgattttaaaattcttactttaacatacaaggcacttcatgggactgcacctgagtatctttgtgaactcatcagcccttatattccatcacgctctcttcgctctactaactctctttcacttaaccagccatcatGCAAGCTAATGACCATGgggggaaagagccttttcatataaagcccctaagctatggaatgtacttcctctgcacgtcagaaatgcaccaacgttggatgattttaaaaagttgattaagtcacatttattcaagactgtctttctataatgaattgttgtattgcttttggtgttttgttttactttatttattactttattactgtagcgctttgggtctaagaaaagcgcattacaaataaaatgtattattattattattattaattaaaattgttattatgTGGAATGCTtcttttttgtgtatgtatacatacagtatatacttttttgttaattTCATAAAACTATAGATTTCAATTGAAAAGTTGTAATAGAGCATGTGAAAGGTTATTGTAATACTACTATACAAccatttttgttcttttatttttctatgtAACAAACATTGCTGATTTCCTTGATATTTGTTCCTCAGGTGGAGTGCTGTGTTTTTAAAACCCTGTTTCATGGTAAAAGaagttaaacattaaaaacatgtcTCAAGAAGTTCTTCCACAGGAGTGTGTGTTGCGTGAGTGGCTCCTCAGACGATCCCCTGGCTCCGTCTAAATACAGTCACTATGTCCACATGTGTATGTCATAGACCCAATCTCAGCTTTCAGACATTTACAAAATGTTCACTGACTGAGGCCTTaaatagatttatattttaaaacatacatttgtttgtttgtttcttttctttttttttgtgctccAGTACTTTTATGTGGGCCTCTTTACATCCTTCCAAATGTCTATTAACTGCTTTGGGGAACTCAGGATTGTCGTGATAACTCTGAGAAAATCTTCTCGATTATATTGTTCCAGAAAGAGTTTAAATTGTGAAGGGTTTGGGGGAGATGAGGGTGCAACGCCCAACTGTTTCAGACAAGCGCCCACATATGCATCTTCTATGTTAAAGGGCTTTACTTTCTTTGATGCCTCAACTAATTTTTTTGGCAGGTCATTGGAGAAAACATAACCCATTCCCAGTAGGTATGTGGGGTATTTCTGTTCAGGGTACAATTCCTCTGCCACATACCATTTAGAGTTTATGTTTCTGACAACAACCTCGTTCCTCATCAAATGGCCTGTGATGTAGTTCTGTCTGGATGTGTTGGGTGACAACAGCAGGGTCATCAGGTTCTCCAGGTTTATGTACATATCAGAATCAATCTTCATAGCATAAGCTGCTTGAGGGCAACGAGTGGCCAGCCAGTCCATGATCACCATGGTCTTTATGGTCAGATTGAAGTAGGAGTCCACAAAGTTGCTCTGCAGTAAATCTCTGTGTTGTCGACTCTCTTCCTCCAGCTGATGTTGAGCTTCAGCTCCTCCAGTCAAACCCACCAAGAACAGAGTCAGCACTGCTTTTCCCTGCACTGAGCTCTCAGTCCCCCATGTGCTGCGGATGGCGTTACGAGCCTCCAGCTGATGGGGGGCCACAGGGACCATCAAGACCAGGAACGGATCCTGCTTACATTTATCAGGTTCATCCAGGATGAAATGATAGTTGCTTGGATGAGCCACATGATGATAGATAGTTGTACCTCTTGGTTGGATTTGTTGATTGGGCAAAGGtgataataaattattttcagaaCGATCAGCCGAAGTGCTTTTAATTACCTTATAATGAGTCagattcattattttattcaacCAGGTTTGAGAATATGCAGTTGTCTCGAAGACATAAGCAACAGCAGACAATAAAAATGCTAATGTGACCAGCagaataaatgtctttttaatgtGACGCATAGATAGACCACTATCTTGAGCCAAActgcaaagaaaaaaagagaaacatatcAAAGATGGATTTCATAGTGAAAAAAAACAGTTGAGAAGTGTTTTTAAATAGGcctgtaattcatttatttattttttatttgaaaaaaacagtatttaaatttttaattgtaaaattagttccctttcagttggtctcTCTTGacgtcacgtcggtgaccgatTAATTGGGATAGtgctttgatagaccaatctactttgagtgttaactaaacaagccaatgcacattggcatgcaattactacgtccagctgccactgatcacagcatgagtataaggcagcaggtgcaatgcataacAGCAAACTGTGTCTAGCTTTGAAATACGAGAACAGCACACTCTCGGAAGCTTTGTGTGTTGGCAAGATGGTGCTTCAGCGCTGGTCATTCCCGAGTCGTGGGTTGTGCACTTCGGGCTGCACTGCCCCCTCTAGTGTTGCAAGAGCCCAAACACATTGTCAGGTACATCCGTCCCCAGGGTTGGTTTGCAGCGTTCGAACTGAgggatgcatactttcatgtgTCAACCCTTCCgcaccacagaccttttctgcagtTTGTGTTCGTAGGatgggcatatcagtacaaggttctgcGCCTTTGGGCTGttacattttttctccctcatttattgttcgtggctgtttttgccccattgacttccattataacttcattttttgattgcaaagccatgacaacataatatcatgcattcttgatggtcggtgtgtgtgtgtgtgtgtgtgtggtctctctctctctcacacacacacacacacacacacacacacacacacacacacacacacacacacaataatttgCTGTAATACTccaaataaatccatatacaagccagaaacgcacaggcctatctaaagggttaatggtccgaccttgtgatcaactgtaaaaaataacaaattttgccTCTTCCCAAAAGAGAAatccacaaacaatcaagaatgcatgattttatggtgtcatggctttgcaatcaaaaatatttgttataatgaaagtcaatgggccaaaaacagccacaaaccataaatgagggagaaaaatttgaaatctaatgctgcacaaaaacgaACAATGCGTCAAAGCCAATGTTATAACTAATCTTCGACATGttcaagactgtgataaaaggtaaaaaaattcaaatcagtGATTTTATGAACTTGGTGATTAAAGAGTTAagatctttgatttttttttttttcatttattttttaacatttggtagttttgatcaggactgaggttgattaatagatttatgcaaaaaaaaaaaaaatagaaacaaatatttatctgatacatttttacagcaatttaatttagtggatgttttcatccacgaacataatgAAAGGTTAGTGAATTTGCTCACAGTGtattgtgaagttttttttttacattttcaaagcattttccctgaaatcattccatttgctgaaatgcagagaaagttgtggccaaaataagactcaactttacgcCCTAGTGGACGAAAAGCTCCCCAACAACGGTAAACAATAAGGGTTAACGAAAGTCATGGTGGTGGCTTTTGTTGCCCTCAGAAAATATGGTGTTCACATTCTCAGCAATCTAGATGACTGGCTTACACTAGCACAACATCGGGACCAGTTGTGTGAGCACAGGGACCTGGTGCTCTGGCACCTCAGCCCTGGCCTTCGGGTCAACTggaaaaagagcaaactctccctgATGCAGAAGATCTCTTTTCTCAGTAAAAAGTTGGATTCAGTCGAACAGACAGTCTTCAGCCACAAACAGACATACgttgtctgcagatataaggtatttcattgcactttaacaagtaatctgaacggcctatatattttaaacgagccctgagtttaatgccacatttatgttagaatgcatctccttcttgtttctgtggtggtGCGTCGGGCGCGTCATGAGGCGCACGGTCCAGAACGCTGTATGACGAATGCATCCATTCAACTTTattccaaatatatgaacttacccgttttgaatactttatatttaacgtgttcttTTATGTCCAAtgttagtgttaaactgttggagtttaaatgaaatctactattgattttcaccattgactGATTTTGTAGAACATTTGGACTGATAACTTCTGTGCGCCgatgcggcaaatttgtcacTGGAcacgcgatatgacagttgcgtgcGACTtaatatgaactagctgttttaaatgcagtatttttatatttaacgtcagtttatcagtatgtttgaaagtatattttttcgattattggtgattccataggctctctatCACGCACTTGTatagtttaaaacaccaaatagttaagAATAAAGAGTATTTCTCTTGCTCCActcatgcacgataatatcgtgtatcgtcgatctcacatgctgatgatatgatgatttgaaaaATTACCATATCACCCAACACTAGCGCCTACTCTGACCTGATTCCAACAACTAGTGATCCTCGTGTAagcccctccttggccgattcctctgaggaaggatttACTGACTACTGAGAGATGGGGTACCATGTGGTACTCgcatccagacctttggaaactccatgtctggtccctggatgggatgcagaggttctaggtgacctagcCCACTACatagcgaacaccatcactttgGTGAGAGCACCGTCTACTAGACACGCTTATGCTTTGATGTGGAACCTGTTCTTCGAGTGGTGGTGTTCTTGcagagaagacccccgaagatgcctgaTTCTGGTcatgctttcctttctgcagcaagggctggagctaaggctgtctccctccaccctcaaattCCAAGTTGCttctattgct
It contains:
- the LOC132160036 gene encoding beta-1,3-galactosyltransferase 2-like, which encodes MATKNIWQSLAQDSGLSMRHIKKTFILLVTLAFLLSAVAYVFETTAYSQTWLNKIMNLTHYKVIKSTSADRSENNLLSPLPNQQIQPRGTTIYHHVAHPSNYHFILDEPDKCKQDPFLVLMVPVAPHQLEARNAIRSTWGTESSVQGKAVLTLFLVGLTGGAEAQHQLEEESRQHRDLLQSNFVDSYFNLTIKTMVIMDWLATRCPQAAYAMKIDSDMYINLENLMTLLLSPNTSRQNYITGHLMRNEVVVRNINSKWYVAEELYPEQKYPTYLLGMGYVFSNDLPKKLVEASKKVKPFNIEDAYVGACLKQLGVAPSSPPNPSQFKLFLEQYNREDFLRVITTILSSPKQLIDIWKDVKRPT